TAGTCCTTGATGACCTCTGGAAGACTAAAGACTGGGATGATGTAAAAGATGCTTTTCCAAACGACAATAATGGTAGTAAAATACTCATTACTAGCCGTTTGAAAGAGGTGGCATCCCATACAAGTCCATATTATCCTCCTTATTACCTTCAATTACTCGGTGATCATGAAAGTTGGGAACTCTTTTCTAGGAAAGTGTTTCGAGGAGAAGAGTGTCCTTCTGATATAGAGCATCTTGGAAAACAAATGGTCAAAAGTTGTGGCGGTTTGCCACTCTCCATTGTTGTTTTGGCAGGGTTACTGGCAAACAAGGGGAAGTCATACAAGGAATGGTCCAAAGTTGTGGGACATGTCAACTGGTATCTTACTCAAGATGAGACCCAAGTCAAGGACATTGTACTCAAACTCAGCTACGACAACTTGCCTAGGAGACTAAAGCCGTGCTTTCTGTATTTGGGGATCTATCCTGAAGATTGTGAGATCTCTGTAAGGCCATTGCTACAAAAATGGGTTGCTGAGGGATTTATTCAACACACTGGGACCAGAGATGTAGAGGAAGTTGCAGAAGATTACTTGAATGAGCTCATTGATCGTAGCTTGGTTCAAGCATCGCGAGTGAATGTTAATGGAGATGTGAAATCATGTCGCATCCATGATCTTCTTCGTGATCTTTGCATAACTGAGAGCAAAGAGGACAAGCTTTTTGAGGTTTGCACGAATAGTAACATTTTGGGGAGATCAAAACCACGCAGGCTTTCTATCCAATGCGGCATGCGTGGCTACGTTTCTTCAAGCAACAATGACCATTCATGTGTCCGCTCTTTGTTTTGCCTTGACCCAAAAAGGTATGCTTTTACCCACAAGGAGAAGAAATGGCTTTTCAAATTCTTCAAACTGGTTCGGGTATTAGATCTTGGGCAAAACGTTTGCAGCAAGCTCCCTTCCAACTTGGGCTTATTTATCCATTTAAGGTATTTAAGAATATGCACAAGAGGCAAAGTCATTCCAGATTCTATATGCACACTCGAAAATTTACAAACTTTGGACATATATGGGCCGGATGATGCAACATATCTCCCTAGGGGAGTATGGAACCTCAAACAACTTAGGCATTTAAAGTGTAGAGGAATCATGATCCTACGAGGCCAGCATGGTTCAAAAGCAGGTGATCAAGTCATGTGGAATCTGCAAACAATCTCTCTGATTAAATTCAATAGTGAGATTGCACGCATGATAGAGAAAGGAAGGTTTCCGAAGCTACGAAAGTTGGGTTTGCACATCTCCTCGGTCAAGAAAAATAATGTGCATGAGTTGTTATCAACCCTACGGCGATTAACTCATCTCAACAAGTTGACACTTTCCTTTAAAAGGAAGAGTGAATGGCCACCAGTGCGTACAAAGTACGAGCACATGGAAAGGAAGATCGGGCTCAAACCAATTGAATTGTTACAAAGCCTGCAGCAGTTGTCGAATCTGAGAACATTAGAAGTTCGTAGAGCTTTGGACCTTGCAACGTGTGATATTGCTTTTCCTGCATGCATTACAAAATTAACGTTGAGAGGCATTAGTTTCATGAATGATGATGGGGTGAGTGCCATTGGTAATCTTACTACACTCCGATGTTTGAGATTAGAGGGAGTACATAGATTTCGTTTTTCCTTTGAGATTAATTGCAGTGCAGGCAGTTTCTCACAGCTCCAGGTTTT
The genomic region above belongs to Arachis duranensis cultivar V14167 chromosome 3, aradu.V14167.gnm2.J7QH, whole genome shotgun sequence and contains:
- the LOC107477359 gene encoding putative disease resistance RPP13-like protein 3, which encodes MADSVISFVLANLSNLLAREANLLCGVDGRVRSLQNELSIINAFLKSSERKTKKDIDKEVLRQVRDAAHEAEDVIDTFVVNVAMHRCRTMLGKMLRGFEHGKLLRDVAVKIDSIKATVNDIRDNKMKLSDVFQQEGESSSAREDEERVLLLHKRRRNVEEHDVVGFVGESKAVIQRLKEESSRSNVVSIIGMGGLGKTTLARKVYNTDEVMSYFHCRAWVYVSNDCRVKELLLRLINCLMPNAESELGKKKKGKKHKRIQKPGDLSSLAVDELKLMVRKIQPGNLSSLGVDELKLRVWNFLRMKKYLVVLDDLWKTKDWDDVKDAFPNDNNGSKILITSRLKEVASHTSPYYPPYYLQLLGDHESWELFSRKVFRGEECPSDIEHLGKQMVKSCGGLPLSIVVLAGLLANKGKSYKEWSKVVGHVNWYLTQDETQVKDIVLKLSYDNLPRRLKPCFLYLGIYPEDCEISVRPLLQKWVAEGFIQHTGTRDVEEVAEDYLNELIDRSLVQASRVNVNGDVKSCRIHDLLRDLCITESKEDKLFEVCTNSNILGRSKPRRLSIQCGMRGYVSSSNNDHSCVRSLFCLDPKRYAFTHKEKKWLFKFFKLVRVLDLGQNVCSKLPSNLGLFIHLRYLRICTRGKVIPDSICTLENLQTLDIYGPDDATYLPRGVWNLKQLRHLKCRGIMILRGQHGSKAGDQVMWNLQTISLIKFNSEIARMIEKGRFPKLRKLGLHISSVKKNNVHELLSTLRRLTHLNKLTLSFKRKSEWPPVRTKYEHMERKIGLKPIELLQSLQQLSNLRTLEVRRALDLATCDIAFPACITKLTLRGISFMNDDGVSAIGNLTTLRCLRLEGVHRFRFSFEINCSAGSFSQLQVFEMEWLNVHKWKLGNGAMPCLQTLLIKECTRLDQLPQQLWSLTSLRQVQVVIPSQALSHALANLEMKDGCELIISENPEVV